The Panacibacter microcysteis genome includes a window with the following:
- a CDS encoding RsmD family RNA methyltransferase, with protein MRIISGKYGGRRISPPANMPYTRPTTDIAKEGLFNILQNRTDFDGAKTLDLFGGTGSISYELASRGAADLTIVEKDNTMHAFIKKNIDMLGIQHCKVLKMDVFGFLANCNEQFDFIFAGPPYALGAIDELPAIIAEKKLIADNGFFVLEHTPRNSYENFTGFSFVRNYGTTLFSFFVPAQ; from the coding sequence ATGAGGATCATTTCGGGAAAATATGGTGGCAGGCGCATTAGCCCGCCGGCAAATATGCCATACACAAGACCTACAACAGATATTGCCAAAGAAGGCTTGTTCAATATTTTACAAAACCGTACCGATTTTGATGGTGCCAAAACACTCGATCTTTTTGGCGGTACGGGCAGCATCAGTTACGAACTTGCTTCAAGGGGTGCAGCAGACCTTACCATTGTGGAGAAAGACAACACCATGCACGCCTTCATAAAAAAGAATATTGACATGCTTGGCATACAACACTGCAAGGTGTTAAAAATGGATGTCTTTGGTTTTTTAGCAAACTGCAATGAACAGTTTGATTTCATATTTGCAGGTCCACCCTATGCCCTGGGAGCGATTGATGAACTTCCGGCAATCATTGCAGAAAAAAAACTGATTGCAGACAATGGCTTTTTTGTACTGGAGCATACCCCCAGAAACAGTTATGAAAATTTTACAGGCTTCAGCTTTGTAAGAAATTATGGTACCACCCTGTTTTCTTTCTTTGTTCCTGCACAGTAA
- a CDS encoding YCF48-related protein has product MKANLLTLLLAGFTHFCFGQWVQQQTPVKNNLTAIRFYNERTGYAAGDGGTLLRTKNGGRNWEQMNFPSKDNLTSVTLVDSAVVIVTTSSYENVPAVYRSQDGGITWVRTLSAPAGLYAAGTPAKRVFAIGDSIYQSNNKGKKWSSVKDINNTSAYNYISFANEAAGMIGGNISGAFTYSAEFIRTADSGKTWYGSFPFDFPNANGFSTMDFVNADTAFMFTNFYNRFLPGDSSQLIMLSNFRLRQELSGPQWHFNAKVFVPSFPGRLNACRFFKTGIAYAVGDKGHVYRSANFGKNWKPEYAGKAVLNAIYMVNEELGYIAGDGGLILKKEAIHTVKPVANELHITATPNPANFKTTVRFRLTASQPVTIKITDATGKTVYVKAPVYLEKGDQQVELAVADLYKGLYDVSVLNGANILGSTRLVIVR; this is encoded by the coding sequence ATGAAGGCCAATCTGCTAACGCTCCTGCTTGCGGGCTTCACCCATTTTTGCTTTGGTCAGTGGGTGCAGCAACAAACACCGGTGAAGAACAATTTAACAGCAATCCGTTTTTACAACGAAAGAACAGGCTATGCCGCAGGAGATGGCGGTACACTACTACGAACAAAAAACGGTGGCCGCAACTGGGAGCAAATGAATTTTCCATCTAAAGACAATCTTACTTCTGTAACGCTGGTCGACAGCGCAGTTGTGATCGTCACTACATCAAGCTATGAAAATGTACCCGCTGTTTACCGCTCACAGGATGGCGGCATTACATGGGTTAGAACATTGAGTGCGCCGGCAGGTTTGTATGCAGCAGGCACACCAGCAAAAAGAGTGTTTGCCATTGGCGACAGTATTTACCAAAGTAACAACAAAGGAAAAAAATGGTCGTCAGTAAAAGACATCAATAATACCAGCGCTTATAACTATATCAGTTTTGCAAACGAGGCCGCCGGCATGATTGGTGGTAATATTTCAGGCGCGTTTACTTATTCTGCCGAGTTTATACGCACCGCAGACAGTGGTAAAACATGGTATGGCAGTTTTCCTTTCGACTTTCCCAATGCCAATGGTTTCAGCACCATGGATTTTGTAAATGCTGATACTGCTTTTATGTTTACAAACTTTTACAACCGCTTTTTGCCGGGAGATTCAAGCCAGCTTATCATGCTTAGCAATTTTCGTTTGCGGCAGGAATTGAGCGGTCCCCAATGGCATTTCAATGCAAAAGTATTTGTGCCTTCTTTTCCCGGCAGGCTGAATGCTTGTCGTTTTTTTAAAACAGGCATTGCCTATGCCGTTGGCGATAAAGGCCATGTGTACCGGTCTGCCAACTTCGGCAAAAACTGGAAGCCCGAATACGCGGGTAAAGCGGTGTTGAATGCCATATACATGGTTAATGAAGAACTTGGTTATATTGCCGGAGACGGAGGTTTAATTCTTAAAAAAGAAGCCATACATACAGTAAAACCTGTTGCCAATGAGTTGCACATTACTGCAACGCCCAACCCAGCAAATTTTAAAACAACCGTACGGTTCCGGCTTACCGCGTCGCAACCTGTAACAATAAAAATTACCGATGCCACAGGCAAAACGGTATATGTAAAAGCGCCGGTTTACCTGGAGAAAGGTGATCAGCAGGTAGAGCTTGCGGTAGCAGATCTTTATAAAGGTTTATACGATGTAAGTGTACTAAATGGCGCAAACATACTGGGTAGTACAAGACTGGTAATAGTAAGATAG
- a CDS encoding DUF3822 family protein, whose product MVQKNFGIYSDDLSGSDLVIETGADYIACWCKDKAAATVKAFELFGFAAGYEKPFAQLLAEVQLHSRLLTTHFNTVYCIWGYANGICVPNEYYSRSTAAAAIELMHGTTVDQKSIIENTLGDCVVATAIKEDAWDAYTKHYRVAANMHKYYSLLRIQKPKDEEDKIHIVFYHNDFILSAYKKGQLQIVQRFAYKVPEDALYHILNVCDIYNLNAGEVPVRCSGMIDDSSSLYHTLQAYLGNFTFEVPEKAIFAAESFHEYPLHYFASFCQHDI is encoded by the coding sequence ATGGTGCAAAAAAATTTTGGTATTTACAGCGATGATCTTTCCGGTAGCGATCTGGTGATTGAAACCGGTGCTGATTATATTGCATGCTGGTGTAAAGACAAAGCTGCGGCCACCGTTAAAGCTTTTGAGCTTTTTGGTTTTGCTGCCGGCTACGAAAAACCTTTTGCGCAGCTGCTGGCGGAAGTACAGTTACATTCCAGGTTGCTTACCACGCATTTTAATACCGTGTATTGCATTTGGGGCTATGCCAACGGCATTTGTGTACCAAACGAATATTATTCGCGCAGCACAGCAGCCGCGGCAATTGAATTAATGCATGGTACCACGGTAGACCAGAAAAGCATTATTGAAAATACACTTGGCGACTGCGTGGTTGCTACAGCCATCAAGGAAGATGCGTGGGATGCATACACAAAGCATTACCGGGTTGCAGCAAACATGCACAAATATTATTCGCTGTTAAGAATTCAAAAACCAAAAGACGAGGAAGATAAAATACATATCGTTTTTTATCACAACGATTTCATTTTGTCGGCCTATAAAAAAGGACAGTTGCAGATTGTACAGCGCTTTGCTTATAAAGTGCCAGAAGATGCGCTTTACCACATCCTGAATGTCTGCGATATTTATAACCTTAACGCCGGTGAAGTACCCGTACGCTGCAGTGGCATGATAGACGATTCTTCTTCATTGTACCATACGCTGCAGGCTTACCTCGGCAACTTTACGTTTGAAGTACCGGAGAAAGCCATCTTCGCTGCTGAAAGTTTTCATGAATACCCGCTGCATTATTTTGCATCATTTTGTCAACATGATATATGA
- a CDS encoding MATE family efflux transporter, which yields MDAVATNKNLKVEVSNRQILKIALPIAASILVPQVNFITNNIFLGGLGEQPLAVAGITGVYYLVFAVMGFGLNNGLQALIARRAGENRLHEIGNLFNHGIRITMVISVFSILVTYLLAPVIFRFALHDAVNIDMAVRFLYIRIWGLPFLYLYQMRNALLVGTNQSKWLIWGTLAETLTNILLDYALIYGHFGLPELGFNGAAIASIIAEAAGLLVMFFVIHKKGVADGLNMFAKHSFNPATIRLISNQSLPLILQYVISVGSWEFFYMLVEHHGDRALAISNTMRNIFGLFGCITWAFAAASTTMVSNIIGQGLHERVIELVVKITKLSVSFALIIFLLLNIAPSFLLQVYGQGDDFIAEAVPVVRIVSVALIMMAFGTVWLNAVIGTGNTKVNLLIEFAAITIYSMYAWLILEKLFLPIQYGWTAEWVYWCCMFTPAFIYLRSGKWKHKKI from the coding sequence ATGGATGCAGTTGCCACAAATAAAAACCTGAAAGTTGAAGTAAGCAACAGGCAAATTTTAAAAATTGCACTGCCTATTGCTGCATCTATTCTTGTACCACAGGTAAACTTCATCACCAACAATATTTTTCTTGGTGGCCTTGGCGAACAGCCGCTGGCAGTAGCTGGTATTACGGGCGTTTATTACCTTGTTTTTGCAGTAATGGGTTTTGGCCTCAACAACGGGTTGCAGGCACTCATTGCCAGGCGTGCAGGAGAGAACCGCCTGCACGAGATTGGTAACCTGTTTAACCACGGTATACGTATTACCATGGTTATTTCGGTCTTTAGCATATTGGTTACGTATCTGCTGGCACCCGTTATTTTCAGGTTTGCATTGCACGATGCTGTAAACATAGATATGGCAGTGCGTTTCCTGTATATAAGAATATGGGGTTTGCCGTTTTTATACCTGTACCAGATGCGCAATGCATTACTGGTTGGTACAAATCAAAGCAAATGGCTGATATGGGGCACGCTTGCTGAAACGCTTACAAACATCCTGCTCGACTATGCGCTTATCTATGGGCATTTTGGCTTGCCCGAACTGGGTTTTAATGGTGCGGCAATCGCCTCTATCATTGCAGAAGCTGCCGGCTTACTGGTCATGTTTTTTGTAATACACAAAAAAGGCGTGGCAGACGGGCTGAATATGTTTGCCAAACACTCTTTCAATCCTGCCACTATCCGCCTTATTTCCAACCAGTCGCTGCCACTCATTTTGCAGTATGTCATCAGTGTTGGAAGCTGGGAGTTTTTTTACATGCTGGTAGAACACCACGGAGACCGTGCCCTTGCTATTTCAAACACCATGCGCAATATTTTCGGTTTGTTTGGTTGCATTACCTGGGCGTTTGCAGCAGCTTCTACTACAATGGTCAGTAATATCATTGGGCAAGGTTTGCATGAGCGTGTTATAGAGCTTGTGGTAAAGATTACAAAACTGAGTGTTTCATTTGCACTGATCATTTTTTTACTGCTCAATATTGCCCCGTCTTTTCTCTTACAGGTTTATGGGCAGGGCGATGATTTTATTGCCGAAGCTGTGCCGGTTGTACGAATTGTATCTGTCGCACTTATTATGATGGCATTTGGAACCGTGTGGCTAAATGCGGTTATTGGCACCGGCAACACAAAAGTTAACCTGTTAATAGAGTTTGCCGCAATTACCATTTACAGCATGTATGCCTGGTTGATTCTTGAAAAACTTTTCCTGCCAATACAGTACGGCTGGACAGCAGAGTGGGTGTATTGGTGCTGCATGTTTACGCCTGCATTCATTTACCTGCGCAGTGGTAAATGGAAACATAAAAAAATCTGA